The Leucobacter viscericola genome includes a window with the following:
- a CDS encoding phosphoribosyl-ATP diphosphatase has product MKSFDELFAELGEKAATRPEGSDTVARLDAGVHTIGKKIVEEAAEVWMAAEYESKDECAEEISQLLYHLQVMMLAKGIKLEDVYSHL; this is encoded by the coding sequence GTGAAATCCTTCGATGAACTGTTCGCTGAGCTCGGCGAGAAGGCGGCGACCCGCCCGGAGGGTAGCGACACTGTCGCACGGCTCGACGCCGGTGTGCACACGATCGGTAAGAAGATCGTGGAGGAAGCAGCCGAGGTCTGGATGGCCGCCGAGTACGAGTCGAAAGACGAGTGCGCCGAAGAAATCAGCCAACTGCTGTACCACCTGCAGGTCATGATGCTCGCAAAGGGCATCAAGCTCGAAGACGTGTACTCGCATCTCTAG
- a CDS encoding LapA family protein: MGTKDPSESRNSSSESNRSNTKAIVAILLAIATLAFVFSNVGEATLHFLFLRFTMPTWAWFLAVLLSGVVIGSLFPWFRPKKSRKS; the protein is encoded by the coding sequence ATGGGCACTAAAGATCCGTCGGAATCGCGGAATTCATCAAGCGAATCAAACCGGAGCAACACCAAGGCAATTGTCGCGATTCTTCTCGCGATAGCCACGCTCGCTTTCGTTTTCTCAAACGTCGGTGAGGCGACACTTCACTTCCTCTTCCTACGATTCACGATGCCCACCTGGGCCTGGTTCCTCGCGGTACTGCTCTCTGGAGTTGTGATTGGATCGCTCTTCCCCTGGTTCCGCCCGAAGAAAAGCCGGAAGAGCTAA
- a CDS encoding helix-turn-helix transcriptional regulator codes for MNLNDPEKAQEALERALESGNSKTIANVAMANIWPLLSRHPVQLTAAITTLPGPVLERYPVLRVLHPLTPVLARTTHPFKPLVYLDDARGISPEELDFLTVAQIMAFRISGDVAASLVYARRLEHRITQVRVESREHPEGPLWFFQQQIGSTLLAAGNTSRALTKFATMRQLARVAKHRDAERMALGLEALAHAVRGSNSEADRALADAAQLPQPSAVHLESANSLERTAAALVGIDRMDPHLDTLVEALSPYDSVELTWPFALLARCRASLAYQQPEDALEAIYLANAAHPAQHGSFATDVVTAMSVKSFIALGSLTQARQSAEMKPNAGTQTALARVKLLLHECRYEEAGQELRQCSADHALGPIQRAETVLLLGWLELARDGVVDHDTAIQIARIAHKRDNRRLLALVPRQLVDHVATQLPPNLAEEFRASTSGVNSFQMRSQPVLTNSERRVLNALLVHSTTASIAAAFHVSPNTVKTQLKSLYRKLDCSTREEAIKAATRLHLIDVEDSITQNAS; via the coding sequence GTGAATCTCAACGATCCGGAGAAAGCTCAAGAGGCGCTTGAGCGCGCGCTTGAATCGGGAAACTCTAAAACCATTGCGAACGTCGCAATGGCAAATATCTGGCCCCTTCTGAGTCGTCACCCGGTGCAGCTGACGGCGGCAATTACTACTCTTCCTGGGCCAGTGCTCGAGCGCTATCCGGTTCTGCGGGTTTTACACCCACTCACACCGGTGCTTGCGCGAACGACACACCCGTTCAAGCCGCTTGTGTACCTCGATGATGCGCGAGGTATCAGCCCGGAAGAACTCGATTTTCTGACGGTCGCCCAGATCATGGCGTTCAGAATCAGCGGAGACGTTGCCGCGTCCCTCGTGTATGCGCGCCGCCTCGAACACCGCATCACACAGGTGCGCGTTGAGTCACGAGAGCACCCCGAGGGACCGCTGTGGTTTTTCCAGCAGCAAATCGGATCGACGCTCCTTGCCGCCGGAAACACCTCTCGAGCACTGACAAAATTCGCAACTATGCGACAACTTGCCCGGGTAGCAAAACATCGGGACGCGGAACGTATGGCACTCGGGCTTGAGGCTCTCGCCCATGCAGTCCGCGGCTCAAACAGCGAGGCCGATCGAGCGCTAGCGGATGCGGCGCAGCTTCCTCAGCCCTCTGCCGTTCACCTCGAATCAGCGAACTCGCTCGAACGAACTGCCGCGGCACTCGTTGGGATTGACCGGATGGATCCACATCTCGACACTCTCGTCGAAGCGCTGAGCCCGTACGACAGCGTTGAACTCACTTGGCCGTTTGCTCTGCTGGCTCGCTGCAGGGCGTCACTTGCCTATCAGCAGCCGGAGGACGCTCTAGAGGCGATTTATCTCGCGAATGCCGCGCACCCAGCGCAGCACGGATCGTTTGCCACCGATGTTGTGACAGCGATGTCGGTCAAGTCCTTCATCGCGTTGGGCAGCCTCACTCAGGCGCGCCAATCGGCCGAGATGAAACCCAACGCGGGTACACAGACGGCTCTTGCCAGGGTGAAGCTGCTGCTCCACGAGTGTCGATACGAGGAAGCCGGGCAGGAGCTTCGACAGTGTTCTGCGGATCACGCGCTTGGACCGATACAGCGGGCCGAAACCGTTCTTCTGCTGGGGTGGCTGGAACTCGCCCGCGACGGGGTGGTTGACCACGATACTGCCATCCAGATCGCTCGCATCGCCCATAAACGCGATAATCGTCGTCTGCTCGCGCTGGTGCCTCGACAACTCGTCGACCACGTCGCGACACAGTTGCCGCCAAATCTGGCCGAAGAGTTTCGGGCGTCGACCAGCGGGGTGAACAGTTTCCAAATGCGGTCGCAGCCCGTACTCACCAATAGTGAGCGCCGGGTGCTCAACGCACTCCTGGTGCACAGCACAACCGCGTCAATTGCCGCGGCCTTTCACGTCTCCCCTAACACCGTCAAAACCCAACTGAAGTCGCTCTATCGCAAGCTTGATTGTTCGACCAGGGAAGAGGCAATCAAGGCCGCCACGCGCCTCCACCTCATTGACGTAGAGGACTCCATCACCCAAAACGCAAGCTGA
- a CDS encoding metal-dependent hydrolase family protein — protein MSTDTAPRMIIRNVRVFDGLSGKTIDNADVLVEGTHVIAVSTSPIAGDSSDGVVEINGNGKFLMPGLSDAHVHLMGNANNMMEFLQAPTGTLYGNTIAEAKRMLLRGFTTVRDMGGDTAPIKSLIDRGTFEGPRIFPSQAMISQTSGHADFAFVYDTPEEFGGKPSRTEDIHFTRVADGVPRVLAAVREQLRQGASQIKLTLGGGAASMYDPLNTLQYTPEEIRAAVQAATDYGTYVATHVYTPEGIARAIEAGVKSIEHGHLSDEATVKLMGDNGTWLSMQPFAEDDHHYPDPVRSAKNTEICKGTEEVYEWAKKYGVKTAWGTDLLLEPQSAARQSVMAARLGEFYSNVEALKMLTSGNAQLFELAGERNTYRGGKLGVIAEGSWADMILVDGDPTADLSLIADPDTNFNLIVKGGQIIKNTL, from the coding sequence ATGAGTACAGATACAGCACCCAGAATGATCATCCGCAACGTTCGAGTCTTCGACGGCCTTAGCGGGAAAACCATCGACAACGCCGACGTGCTCGTTGAGGGCACGCACGTCATTGCTGTTTCGACCTCGCCCATCGCAGGAGATTCCTCCGACGGCGTCGTTGAGATCAACGGCAACGGCAAGTTCCTGATGCCGGGTTTGAGCGACGCTCACGTTCACCTCATGGGCAACGCCAACAACATGATGGAGTTCTTGCAGGCGCCAACAGGCACCCTCTACGGCAACACGATCGCCGAGGCCAAGCGTATGCTGCTCCGCGGCTTCACCACCGTGCGCGACATGGGCGGAGACACCGCGCCAATCAAGTCCCTGATCGACAGGGGCACTTTCGAGGGACCCCGCATCTTCCCGAGCCAGGCCATGATCTCGCAGACCTCCGGTCACGCAGACTTCGCCTTTGTCTACGACACTCCCGAGGAGTTCGGCGGCAAGCCGAGTCGCACGGAAGACATCCACTTCACCAGAGTCGCGGACGGTGTGCCCCGTGTACTCGCTGCGGTTCGCGAGCAGCTTCGCCAGGGCGCTTCACAGATCAAGCTCACCCTCGGAGGCGGCGCGGCATCGATGTACGACCCGCTCAACACGCTGCAGTACACGCCAGAAGAGATTCGGGCGGCAGTGCAGGCCGCAACCGATTACGGCACCTACGTCGCGACCCACGTGTACACACCCGAGGGCATCGCACGGGCAATTGAGGCCGGTGTGAAGTCGATCGAGCACGGGCACCTCTCGGATGAGGCAACCGTCAAGCTCATGGGCGACAACGGCACCTGGCTGTCGATGCAGCCGTTTGCTGAGGACGACCACCACTACCCCGATCCCGTACGTTCTGCAAAGAACACCGAGATCTGCAAAGGCACCGAAGAGGTCTACGAGTGGGCCAAGAAGTACGGCGTCAAGACGGCCTGGGGCACCGACCTGCTGCTGGAGCCGCAGTCGGCAGCCCGCCAGAGCGTGATGGCGGCCCGGCTTGGAGAGTTCTACAGCAACGTGGAAGCCCTCAAGATGCTTACCTCCGGCAACGCTCAACTGTTCGAACTGGCTGGCGAGCGCAACACTTACCGCGGCGGCAAGCTCGGCGTGATTGCTGAGGGCTCCTGGGCAGACATGATCCTCGTCGATGGTGACCCCACGGCCGATCTCTCACTGATCGCAGATCCGGACACCAATTTCAACCTGATCGTCAAGGGCGGTCAGATCATCAAGAACACGCTCTAG
- a CDS encoding threonine/serine ThrE exporter family protein — MSGLIDRVRGVLHALGRPTAADDPAPSDGGVLEMLGAIGPALLASNQATNDVQDTLQSLADAYGRSDLRVFVLPTLVMVEDSSTTPSETAIFPAHESALRLDQAGAVEHVVRSAARERLEPKNVTAEIAKIWKAAPRFGPVLTVLGHTLLSLGFGMVINPTITALPVYVVLGAVVGVIVLIGSRAGTLSLILPVFTAFAVTVLISWVVKPIVHDDVLRLVAPSLVSFLPGLTLTIAAVELTSGQVIAGASRLVYGIARLGLLAFGVFAGISVTGEPTSVTTTPTQLGSWAPWVGIVLVSLGYYLFSAAPKRSLVWILYALVVAYTAQLLGNLVVGPELSGLIGAAIVVPAVYLAARLKAAPPSAIMLTCAYWLLVPGAMGFIGISEAAAGTAGAINTILQTFGSLIAIAIGMVIGAGVSRDVKAAARAWQSVEPGASTETVK, encoded by the coding sequence ATGTCTGGACTCATCGATCGTGTACGAGGGGTTCTCCATGCTCTCGGGCGCCCCACCGCTGCTGATGATCCTGCTCCCTCAGACGGTGGTGTGCTCGAAATGCTGGGAGCCATCGGCCCCGCCTTGCTGGCATCGAACCAGGCGACCAACGACGTGCAAGACACGCTACAGTCTCTGGCCGACGCTTACGGCCGATCAGACCTCCGGGTATTCGTTCTTCCCACGCTCGTGATGGTCGAGGATTCGAGCACCACTCCCTCAGAGACGGCGATTTTTCCCGCCCACGAGAGCGCTCTTCGGCTCGATCAGGCGGGAGCGGTTGAGCACGTGGTACGTAGCGCTGCGAGAGAACGGCTGGAGCCTAAAAACGTCACAGCAGAAATCGCGAAGATCTGGAAAGCAGCGCCGCGATTTGGGCCCGTGCTGACGGTACTCGGACACACTCTTCTCAGCCTCGGCTTCGGGATGGTGATCAATCCAACGATCACCGCGCTTCCGGTGTATGTGGTGCTGGGTGCGGTTGTCGGCGTCATTGTGCTGATCGGATCACGGGCGGGGACACTCTCATTGATCCTGCCGGTGTTCACCGCGTTTGCCGTGACCGTGCTCATATCGTGGGTTGTGAAACCGATCGTGCACGATGACGTGCTCCGACTCGTGGCACCCTCGCTGGTGTCGTTTCTGCCCGGGTTGACACTCACGATTGCCGCCGTTGAGTTGACGTCGGGGCAGGTCATCGCGGGCGCCAGCAGACTTGTGTACGGGATCGCGAGACTTGGTTTGCTCGCCTTCGGTGTGTTTGCCGGCATCTCGGTTACGGGGGAGCCCACGTCGGTGACAACAACTCCGACGCAGTTGGGCTCTTGGGCGCCGTGGGTCGGAATCGTGCTCGTGAGTCTTGGCTACTATCTGTTTTCCGCAGCTCCCAAGCGTTCGCTCGTCTGGATTTTGTACGCGCTCGTGGTGGCGTACACGGCGCAGTTGCTGGGAAATCTCGTGGTCGGGCCGGAACTGTCTGGTTTGATCGGCGCCGCAATCGTTGTGCCGGCTGTGTATCTGGCAGCTCGTCTCAAGGCCGCCCCGCCGTCAGCCATTATGCTGACGTGCGCCTACTGGCTACTTGTGCCGGGGGCCATGGGTTTTATCGGCATTAGCGAGGCTGCAGCCGGAACAGCTGGTGCCATCAACACCATCCTTCAGACGTTCGGGTCGCTCATCGCCATTGCGATTGGCATGGTGATTGGAGCCGGAGTGAGCCGTGACGTGAAGGCGGCAGCCCGTGCTTGGCAGAGCGTCGAACCCGGCGCCTCCACCGAAACAGTGAAGTGA
- a CDS encoding linear amide C-N hydrolase: MCTRVVWPNANGAVLVGRNMDYHRDLGTNLWKLPRGVERNDGVTGHMTWTAKYGSVVAAAFDMITVDGMNEVGLAGHVLWLAESVYGSFDESRPALSQAVWLQYFLDNFSTVADAVAWVEDNGVQVVQLADPESGEVPALHLALNDAIGDSAIFEYIDGKLDVHHSSDYLVMTNSPKYEEQLALLAEVEGFGGDLPLPGSTLASDRFARASFYVGRLPQPATQLAAIASMFSVIRNAAQPFRTPDPGKPDASQTIWQVVADLTNKRYVFESTTRPNIVWVDLADLDFQEGSPELVLNLGSKLSLEGGIAGNVSTKFEDAGPLRFLTLAIIKQLAAAKAAAAQ; encoded by the coding sequence ATGTGCACGAGAGTTGTCTGGCCAAACGCCAATGGAGCTGTTCTTGTCGGCCGAAACATGGACTACCACCGTGACCTCGGAACCAATCTGTGGAAGCTGCCCCGAGGAGTCGAGCGCAACGACGGGGTCACCGGGCACATGACGTGGACTGCGAAGTATGGAAGTGTTGTTGCCGCCGCCTTTGACATGATCACCGTTGACGGAATGAACGAGGTGGGACTCGCCGGTCACGTGCTCTGGCTCGCGGAATCCGTCTATGGCAGCTTCGACGAGTCACGCCCGGCACTCAGTCAGGCCGTGTGGCTGCAGTACTTCCTTGACAACTTCTCGACCGTTGCGGACGCTGTCGCCTGGGTAGAGGACAACGGGGTTCAGGTGGTTCAGCTCGCTGACCCCGAGAGTGGTGAGGTCCCCGCACTTCACCTCGCGCTCAACGACGCGATCGGTGACTCGGCAATCTTTGAGTACATCGACGGCAAGCTTGATGTGCACCACAGCTCCGACTATCTCGTCATGACAAACTCACCCAAGTACGAGGAGCAGCTCGCCCTGCTCGCAGAGGTTGAGGGATTTGGCGGGGATCTCCCCCTGCCGGGGAGCACACTCGCCTCCGATCGCTTTGCACGCGCCTCGTTTTATGTTGGGCGACTCCCACAGCCTGCGACACAGCTCGCGGCCATCGCATCGATGTTTAGTGTGATCCGCAATGCTGCCCAACCGTTCCGCACTCCTGACCCGGGCAAACCAGATGCGTCCCAAACCATCTGGCAGGTTGTCGCAGACCTCACCAACAAACGATATGTGTTTGAGTCGACCACCCGGCCGAATATTGTGTGGGTCGACCTGGCAGACCTCGACTTTCAAGAAGGGTCTCCTGAACTCGTGCTGAACCTCGGCAGCAAGCTCTCTCTCGAGGGCGGAATTGCGGGAAACGTGAGCACAAAATTCGAGGACGCTGGGCCGCTTCGATTCCTCACCCTCGCAATCATCAAGCAGCTTGCTGCCGCAAAGGCGGCCGCTGCGCAATAG
- the rpe gene encoding ribulose-phosphate 3-epimerase — translation MTAQRINPSILSADFVNLESELKAISSADLVHVDVMDNHFVPNLTMGPPIVERIQAVSPIPLDVHLMISDADRWAPGYAELGAFSVTFHAEAAADPVALARKIREIGARAGIALKPGTDPEPYLELLPEFDQVLVMTVEPGFGGQSFMVDMMPKLRQFAEAKSKLGLDLWLQVDGGITVDTIGIAAEAGADTFVAGSAVYGGVPEDRIAQLRAAAGRHQH, via the coding sequence GTGACTGCGCAGCGCATTAACCCGAGCATTCTTTCCGCCGACTTCGTGAACCTCGAATCTGAGCTGAAAGCCATCAGCTCTGCCGATCTGGTGCACGTTGACGTGATGGATAACCACTTTGTGCCGAACCTCACGATGGGGCCACCGATTGTCGAGCGCATTCAAGCGGTTTCGCCGATCCCGCTCGATGTGCACCTGATGATTTCTGACGCAGACCGCTGGGCGCCCGGGTATGCGGAGCTCGGCGCGTTCTCCGTGACGTTTCACGCCGAGGCAGCGGCCGATCCTGTGGCTCTCGCGCGTAAGATTCGAGAGATTGGTGCTCGCGCTGGCATCGCGCTGAAGCCAGGCACCGATCCCGAGCCGTACCTCGAATTATTGCCGGAGTTCGATCAGGTGCTTGTGATGACCGTCGAACCAGGGTTTGGTGGCCAGTCGTTCATGGTCGACATGATGCCGAAGCTGCGTCAGTTCGCAGAAGCGAAGTCGAAGCTGGGGCTCGACCTCTGGCTGCAGGTCGACGGTGGTATTACGGTGGATACGATTGGGATCGCGGCCGAGGCCGGAGCAGACACCTTTGTTGCAGGTTCTGCCGTCTACGGTGGTGTTCCCGAAGACCGGATCGCGCAGTTGCGCGCTGCCGCTGGTAGGCATCAGCACTAG
- a CDS encoding YhgE/Pip domain-containing protein: MIAAFSPGSDFKRYYRGRMPRLAFIVILLMPLMYGALYLWAFWNPFGNVDKIPVAIINLDTGTQIKGEQLDAGKQVVKGLVDSKQLDLHETSEKDGVDGLAHGKYYFTITLPKDFSESIASAATDSPRSAELQFTYNDSNNYLSTVIGQDAAEEVINQVSAQVGEQTFDMVLTGVKGAIPKIKAAVGSVDELNTGMQAANDGAHELATNLVTANDGAATLAGAIDELDDAVNSATSRADAAIAKSGLTGNEIRSIVGSIGANTDAVAGAMDRAVAAQTEANADLQSVINDLNVSGDPAQQAIATRLVTVQSKFENASLTKEVTASFDQIHSDVDRLAAEINNPDSRVNVILRSVENGAVQRDLATVTSKAGELRSGADQLSDGLVKLTDGAQTLAAGTTQLAAGTDELQSGANLGLKLLPSWNDSQQSNFINTLAQPVKLHETVNNEAKTFAYGFAPFFLGLALFVGGIIAWMLFTPVLARPLAQGLSSFRVVLASYAPTFFVGLLQATILFLVVYLAIGLHPVHVWGTFGFMVLMVAMFLAMIQMFNALLGPAVGRVLTLAFLMVQLTSAGGIYPVPTTTPLFQHINPFDPMTYTNTGLRQLILGGVDYRLGTAIAVMVGLTVIFIAVSTWAARRNRQYNMDRLYPPVEV; this comes from the coding sequence ATGATCGCCGCATTTTCGCCGGGGAGCGACTTCAAGCGCTACTACCGAGGCCGCATGCCGAGGCTCGCCTTCATCGTTATTCTGCTCATGCCCCTCATGTACGGAGCACTGTACCTGTGGGCCTTCTGGAACCCGTTCGGCAACGTCGACAAGATCCCCGTTGCCATCATCAATCTCGATACGGGCACCCAGATCAAGGGAGAACAGCTTGACGCGGGCAAACAGGTCGTAAAGGGCCTGGTCGACTCGAAGCAGCTCGATCTGCACGAGACCAGTGAAAAGGACGGGGTCGACGGCCTCGCCCACGGCAAGTATTACTTCACGATCACACTGCCGAAAGACTTCAGCGAGTCGATCGCCTCGGCAGCAACTGACAGCCCGCGATCCGCAGAGCTGCAGTTCACCTACAACGACTCGAATAACTATCTCTCGACCGTCATTGGTCAGGACGCGGCCGAGGAGGTGATCAACCAGGTCTCCGCGCAGGTCGGTGAGCAGACCTTCGACATGGTTCTTACCGGGGTCAAGGGCGCTATTCCCAAGATCAAGGCGGCCGTTGGCAGTGTCGACGAACTCAACACCGGCATGCAAGCTGCGAACGATGGGGCCCACGAGCTGGCCACAAATCTCGTGACCGCAAACGACGGAGCCGCCACCCTGGCCGGCGCCATCGACGAGCTCGACGACGCAGTCAACAGCGCGACGAGCCGCGCCGATGCCGCAATCGCAAAATCGGGGTTGACCGGCAACGAGATCAGATCCATCGTGGGCAGCATTGGAGCCAACACCGATGCGGTCGCCGGTGCGATGGACCGTGCTGTGGCGGCTCAGACGGAAGCAAATGCTGATCTCCAGTCCGTGATCAACGACCTCAATGTCAGTGGTGATCCGGCGCAGCAGGCAATCGCGACCAGGCTGGTGACGGTGCAGTCGAAGTTCGAGAATGCTTCTCTCACCAAAGAAGTGACGGCGAGCTTCGATCAGATTCACAGTGATGTCGACCGACTAGCCGCCGAGATCAACAACCCCGACAGTCGCGTCAACGTGATCCTGAGGTCGGTTGAAAACGGAGCGGTGCAGCGAGACCTCGCAACCGTCACGTCAAAGGCCGGTGAGCTTCGTAGCGGAGCAGACCAGCTCAGCGACGGACTGGTGAAGCTGACAGACGGCGCTCAGACGCTCGCGGCCGGTACAACACAGCTCGCGGCGGGAACCGACGAGCTGCAATCCGGAGCGAACCTGGGGCTCAAGCTGCTCCCATCGTGGAACGACTCGCAGCAGTCGAACTTCATCAACACGCTCGCGCAACCGGTGAAACTGCACGAGACCGTCAACAACGAGGCAAAGACCTTTGCATACGGATTCGCACCGTTCTTCCTGGGACTCGCGCTCTTTGTCGGCGGCATCATTGCCTGGATGCTCTTCACGCCAGTGCTCGCAAGACCGCTCGCGCAGGGGCTCTCATCATTCAGAGTGGTTCTCGCGTCGTACGCTCCAACGTTCTTTGTGGGGCTACTGCAGGCGACGATCCTGTTCCTGGTCGTGTATCTCGCAATCGGGCTCCATCCGGTGCACGTATGGGGTACGTTCGGGTTCATGGTGCTGATGGTGGCGATGTTCTTAGCCATGATTCAAATGTTCAACGCCTTACTCGGGCCAGCCGTGGGTCGTGTGCTCACACTGGCGTTCCTGATGGTGCAGTTGACGTCGGCGGGTGGCATCTATCCGGTGCCGACCACAACGCCACTGTTCCAACACATCAATCCATTCGATCCGATGACGTACACCAACACCGGGCTCAGGCAACTGATTCTCGGTGGCGTCGACTACCGGCTGGGAACCGCGATAGCGGTGATGGTGGGCCTCACGGTGATCTTCATCGCGGTGTCGACCTGGGCCGCGCGGCGAAACCGCCAATACAACATGGATCGCCTCTACCCACCGGTCGAGGTCTGA
- a CDS encoding ATP-binding cassette domain-containing protein: MELDRESNEPTTQLDVSRATARHEEEPVLRAEGIGVDASWGHIYGPVDLTVRRGGVTVLVGSGGRGRTALLLTLAGRMKPTTGTLTGFGKTKDAQHLFSNATIAHVNEVDGIGQTIRVSDIVTEQIRWAAPWYAWVPPATEEDLERICRPVFGDYSLPTMDAMVEELPEFTNALFRIAVANIRKPPLLVVGGIDNLTSVAAASKLLDRLIVLGKDQTVITADVNGVALKEGITEVIEVHNLTDHQFAVLEHEAFVR, translated from the coding sequence ATGGAACTCGACCGAGAATCTAACGAACCGACCACTCAACTTGATGTGAGTAGGGCCACAGCGCGGCATGAAGAAGAACCGGTGCTGCGCGCGGAGGGCATCGGCGTTGATGCCTCGTGGGGGCACATCTACGGACCGGTCGATCTGACGGTGCGCAGAGGTGGCGTCACGGTTCTCGTCGGCTCGGGTGGACGCGGACGGACGGCTCTGCTGCTGACCCTCGCGGGGCGCATGAAGCCAACCACCGGCACACTCACCGGGTTCGGCAAAACAAAGGATGCTCAGCACCTGTTTTCGAACGCGACTATCGCTCACGTCAACGAGGTTGACGGTATCGGGCAAACCATTCGTGTCAGCGACATTGTGACCGAGCAGATTCGCTGGGCCGCACCGTGGTACGCCTGGGTACCACCGGCAACCGAGGAGGATCTCGAGCGCATCTGCCGCCCCGTCTTCGGCGACTATTCGCTTCCGACCATGGACGCAATGGTCGAAGAATTGCCCGAGTTTACGAATGCGCTGTTCCGCATAGCGGTCGCCAACATTCGCAAACCGCCACTTCTTGTGGTGGGAGGTATCGACAATCTGACAAGCGTGGCGGCCGCGAGCAAGCTGCTTGACCGGCTCATTGTCCTAGGAAAGGATCAGACCGTGATCACCGCTGATGTAAATGGTGTCGCGCTGAAAGAAGGCATCACCGAGGTTATTGAGGTGCACAACCTCACTGACCACCAGTTTGCAGTACTCGAGCACGAAGCGTTTGTACGATGA
- a CDS encoding helix-turn-helix transcriptional regulator, protein MNLNDPVGALEELDRAIESGHPETIARVAAANIWPLLTSHMERLTAAVSDLDSALLERHPTLRLVHPMMAILARTSRTFKTVAFTEDARRMSPEEVDFLILAQNIASRASGDTGAAILYAKRLKDRLQHTSVAARDRLDGPLWFFHHQIGSTMLIAGDSSGALLEFATARQLGKLSMQPYAERMALGRVALAHAVRGALGDAERVLRELEGLPAPVFAHHNATASTENTAAALIAVDRVADNLDERLMKLEPHDSIEMIWPFALLARTRAFILRQEPEDALEAVRLTEDSHPVQPGSFAYDVIGAGTIEALLATGELAYARRVADKRSQVGVFTRLAMARLSLQEGRLELAARDLQAIAHETALGPAQRAESAVLTAWLDLARSDDIDSETAMHVLRVARNPDNRRIVSIMPRQLVEKVLERLPGDSKEVFDDLTEGAERFEMSHRPVLTDSELRVLNALVGNDSTSGIATLFHVSPNTIKSQLRSIYRKLGCSSRGEAIRIATRMHLLLASESH, encoded by the coding sequence ATGAATCTCAACGATCCGGTTGGCGCCTTGGAAGAGCTAGATCGCGCTATCGAATCCGGACACCCTGAGACTATTGCTCGTGTGGCCGCGGCCAACATCTGGCCGCTACTGACTTCCCATATGGAACGACTCACAGCCGCCGTGTCAGACCTTGACAGTGCGCTGCTCGAGCGGCATCCGACATTGCGTCTGGTGCACCCGATGATGGCCATTCTTGCGCGAACCTCGCGAACCTTTAAGACGGTTGCGTTCACAGAGGACGCTCGCAGAATGAGCCCTGAAGAGGTTGATTTTCTCATTCTCGCCCAAAACATCGCTTCCAGGGCGAGCGGCGACACTGGCGCTGCGATCCTGTATGCAAAACGGTTGAAGGATCGCCTGCAGCACACGAGCGTCGCGGCTCGCGATCGTCTCGACGGGCCACTGTGGTTCTTCCATCATCAGATCGGTTCTACGATGCTGATCGCCGGTGATTCAAGCGGAGCACTTCTTGAATTTGCCACCGCGCGGCAGCTGGGCAAGCTTTCAATGCAGCCCTATGCGGAACGCATGGCGCTCGGTCGAGTTGCGCTCGCGCACGCCGTGCGAGGAGCCCTGGGGGATGCGGAGCGGGTGTTGCGTGAGCTTGAGGGGTTGCCCGCACCAGTCTTCGCGCATCACAACGCCACCGCTTCAACTGAGAACACCGCCGCAGCGCTGATCGCGGTTGATCGTGTGGCCGACAACCTAGATGAACGGCTCATGAAACTGGAGCCGCACGACTCCATTGAGATGATTTGGCCGTTCGCGCTCCTTGCGCGCACACGTGCATTCATTTTGCGGCAGGAACCCGAGGACGCCTTAGAAGCTGTTCGTCTGACCGAAGATTCCCACCCGGTACAGCCGGGTTCGTTCGCCTACGACGTTATTGGCGCGGGCACCATTGAAGCGCTGCTGGCAACCGGTGAGTTAGCGTACGCGCGGCGGGTGGCCGATAAGAGAAGCCAGGTAGGTGTCTTTACGCGGCTCGCGATGGCCAGGCTCTCCCTGCAAGAAGGACGCCTCGAGCTCGCTGCCCGAGATCTCCAGGCAATTGCCCACGAAACGGCGCTCGGGCCAGCTCAGCGAGCTGAGTCGGCCGTTCTCACCGCATGGTTAGACCTCGCGCGTTCTGATGACATCGACTCTGAAACCGCGATGCATGTTTTGCGGGTGGCGCGTAATCCCGATAATCGAAGGATCGTCTCGATCATGCCGCGACAACTGGTTGAGAAGGTGCTTGAGCGCCTACCCGGTGATTCGAAGGAAGTCTTTGACGACCTCACCGAGGGAGCCGAACGCTTCGAGATGAGCCACCGCCCTGTTCTCACCGACAGCGAATTGCGGGTGCTCAACGCGCTCGTCGGAAACGACTCAACGAGCGGTATCGCGACGCTCTTTCACGTCTCACCGAACACCATCAAGTCGCAGCTTCGTTCGATCTATCGAAAACTCGGCTGCTCTTCGCGTGGTGAGGCCATCCGCATTGCCACTCGCATGCACCTACTTCTGGCCTCTGAAAGCCATTAG